A genome region from Bacteroidota bacterium includes the following:
- a CDS encoding DUF433 domain-containing protein, which yields MDYSKIITIEPGKRSGKPCIRGMRITVLDVLEYLASGMTVEQILEDFPELTRDDIYACLAFAADRERRLTTA from the coding sequence ATGGACTACAGCAAGATAATTACCATAGAGCCGGGCAAGCGGAGCGGAAAACCGTGTATACGGGGTATGAGAATTACCGTTTTGGATGTTCTTGAATATCTTGCTTCGGGTATGACAGTGGAACAGATACTTGAAGATTTTCCTGAATTGACGCGTGACGACATCTATGCCTGTCTGGCATTTGCCGCTGATCGTGAGCGCAGGCTTACAACCGCATGA
- a CDS encoding ATP-dependent Clp protease adaptor ClpS: MATKPLELEQEDEDVLVQEPAKVILFNDDEHTFDEVITQLMKALKCTSQHAESLAWDVHNNGKAAVYTGELVKCMQVSNVLEEIKLMTQIEV; encoded by the coding sequence ATGGCAACAAAACCTCTCGAACTTGAGCAAGAAGATGAGGATGTACTGGTGCAGGAACCGGCGAAAGTCATCCTCTTCAACGATGACGAACATACGTTCGACGAGGTTATAACGCAGCTCATGAAGGCGCTGAAGTGTACTTCCCAGCATGCTGAGAGTCTGGCGTGGGATGTTCACAACAACGGCAAAGCCGCTGTGTACACAGGCGAACTTGTGAAGTGTATGCAAGTGAGCAACGTGTTGGAAGAAATTAAGCTGATGACACAGATTGAGGTGTAA
- a CDS encoding DUF5615 family PIN-like protein: MKLILDQHLSFRLLSRLDHAFAESKHVRDFDLTTADDEDLWQFALEHGFAIVSKDSDFLHRSIVRGHPSKVIFLRIGNSPSNVIANILNANKDRILAFENDHIESMLILSK, translated from the coding sequence ATGAAGCTTATTCTCGATCAACATCTTTCCTTTCGCCTGCTGTCTAGACTCGACCACGCTTTTGCAGAGTCAAAACATGTAAGAGACTTCGATTTGACAACAGCTGATGATGAAGACCTCTGGCAATTTGCCTTAGAGCATGGTTTCGCAATTGTGTCGAAGGATTCCGACTTCCTACACAGGAGTATAGTTCGCGGCCATCCTTCTAAAGTGATCTTTCTTCGAATAGGGAACTCCCCCTCAAACGTGATTGCTAACATCCTAAATGCAAACAAGGATCGGATTCTCGCTTTCGAGAATGATCATATAGAGTCCATGCTGATATTAAGCAAGTAA
- a CDS encoding BrxA/BrxB family bacilliredoxin has product MRYDERAIAPFREELTRIGFRELKNVPDVDAEIGNKEGTSLLVVNSVCGCAAGKARPGIALALQKSEFKPDRLTTVFAGADIEATARARELFGNIPPSSPSMAFFKDGELVHFIPRFQIENRDAYQIAQHLQEVFKEFCVPV; this is encoded by the coding sequence ATGCGTTACGATGAGCGAGCGATTGCTCCATTTCGGGAGGAACTCACCCGGATAGGATTTCGAGAACTCAAAAACGTGCCGGATGTTGACGCGGAGATCGGCAACAAGGAAGGAACCAGCCTGCTTGTTGTGAATTCCGTTTGCGGATGTGCCGCGGGAAAAGCACGTCCCGGAATTGCACTGGCATTACAGAAATCGGAGTTCAAGCCGGACCGCTTGACCACCGTGTTTGCCGGAGCTGATATTGAGGCGACTGCCCGTGCCCGTGAATTGTTCGGCAACATTCCTCCATCGTCGCCATCGATGGCATTTTTCAAGGACGGCGAGTTGGTTCATTTCATTCCCCGCTTTCAGATCGAGAACCGTGACGCCTACCAGATTGCACAGCATCTTCAGGAAGTATTCAAGGAATTCTGTGTGCCAGTGTAG